The following are from one region of the Microbacterium sp. cx-55 genome:
- a CDS encoding histidine phosphatase family protein codes for MPADRLHLVRHGEVHNPSRVLYGRLPNFRLSVDGRAMTRQAAEYVHDLGRPVSALLSSPLQRARESAEPFTEVFGIEPVITEDVIEPTNVFEGRRMKRALMNPLNWRHLAKPEVPSWGEPYAQVVDRMRRAMDRAWDAVPSGDVVIVSHQLPIWVTHLSVAGDRLRHDPRQRRCALSSVTSFEGGPGSWREVAYAEPAASAGSIDVGAV; via the coding sequence GTGCCCGCCGACCGCCTCCACCTCGTGCGCCACGGAGAGGTCCACAACCCCTCCCGTGTGCTCTACGGTCGGCTCCCGAACTTCCGGTTGAGCGTCGACGGACGGGCGATGACGCGGCAGGCCGCCGAGTACGTGCACGATCTCGGCCGACCGGTCAGCGCGCTTCTCTCCTCGCCGCTGCAGCGCGCGCGTGAATCCGCCGAGCCGTTCACCGAGGTGTTCGGCATCGAGCCCGTCATCACGGAAGACGTGATCGAACCGACGAACGTCTTCGAGGGACGCCGGATGAAGCGCGCCCTGATGAACCCGCTCAACTGGCGGCACCTGGCCAAGCCCGAGGTGCCCAGCTGGGGCGAGCCGTATGCGCAGGTCGTGGATCGGATGCGGCGCGCCATGGACAGAGCGTGGGATGCGGTGCCGAGCGGCGACGTCGTCATCGTCAGTCATCAGCTGCCGATCTGGGTCACGCACCTATCGGTCGCGGGCGACCGGTTGCGACACGACCCGCGCCAGCGCCGCTGCGCACTGTCGAGTGTGACGAGCTTCGAAGGCGGACCCGGATCGTGGCGCGAAGTCGCGTACGCGGAGCCGGCCGCATCCGCCGGCAGTATCGACGTGGGAGCAGTATGA
- a CDS encoding ABC transporter substrate-binding protein: MSIVSRRRSRTAAGIAFVAAATVALAGCAGSSDAASSDDSTAAASATSVADFGTFADLEAAAKAEGALNVIALPRDWANYGAVLDAFAAKYPEISIEEQTPDASSAEEIDAAKTNDGLDTAPDVFDLGLTVALQSTDMFAPYKVENWDDIPEALKEPTGLFVGDYGGYMSVGYDSSKFDAPTSLADLLGDAYRGSVAINGDPTQAGAAFAAVGLATVQSDGTLDDFQPGIDFFSELNKAGNMLKVDVTSGTVASGETPVVFDWDYLNAAHAESNPNWKVVVFPGTGYAGYYNQAINKNAPHPAAARLWQEFLYSDEAQNLWLAGGARPARMEAMQTAGTLDEDLASKLPAAPDDTVVPTEEQSTQAGTLLGEKWAAAVS, translated from the coding sequence ATGTCCATCGTTTCCCGCCGTCGCAGCCGCACCGCTGCCGGCATCGCCTTCGTCGCCGCCGCGACCGTCGCCCTGGCCGGTTGCGCCGGTTCGTCCGACGCCGCCTCCAGCGACGACAGCACCGCAGCAGCGTCCGCCACCAGCGTCGCCGACTTCGGCACGTTCGCCGACCTCGAGGCCGCAGCCAAGGCCGAAGGCGCGCTGAACGTCATCGCCCTCCCGCGCGACTGGGCCAACTACGGCGCCGTGCTCGACGCCTTCGCCGCCAAGTACCCCGAGATCAGCATCGAGGAGCAGACCCCCGACGCGTCCTCGGCCGAAGAGATCGACGCCGCCAAGACGAATGACGGCCTCGACACCGCCCCCGACGTGTTCGACCTCGGCCTGACGGTCGCTCTGCAGAGCACCGACATGTTCGCGCCCTACAAGGTCGAGAACTGGGACGACATCCCCGAGGCGCTGAAGGAGCCCACCGGCTTGTTCGTGGGCGACTACGGCGGGTACATGTCGGTCGGGTACGACTCGTCGAAGTTCGACGCGCCCACTTCGCTCGCCGACCTGCTCGGCGACGCGTACCGCGGTTCGGTCGCCATCAACGGCGACCCGACCCAGGCCGGCGCGGCGTTCGCCGCAGTGGGCCTCGCCACCGTCCAGAGCGACGGCACGCTCGACGACTTCCAGCCCGGCATCGACTTCTTCTCCGAGCTCAACAAGGCCGGCAACATGCTGAAGGTCGACGTCACCTCGGGCACCGTCGCGAGCGGCGAGACCCCCGTCGTCTTCGACTGGGACTACCTGAACGCGGCTCACGCCGAGTCGAACCCGAACTGGAAGGTCGTCGTCTTCCCGGGTACGGGCTACGCCGGCTACTACAACCAGGCCATCAACAAGAACGCCCCGCACCCGGCGGCCGCTCGCCTGTGGCAGGAGTTCCTCTACAGCGACGAGGCGCAGAACCTGTGGCTCGCCGGTGGCGCGCGCCCCGCGCGCATGGAGGCCATGCAGACCGCGGGCACTCTCGACGAGGACCTCGCCAGCAAGCTGCCGGCCGCGCCCGACGACACCGTCGTGCCGACCGAGGAGCAGAGCACCCAGGCCGGCACGCTCCTCGGCGAGAAGTGGGCCGCGGCGGTCTCGTGA
- a CDS encoding ABC transporter permease → MNAPAAPEHSAPARRGARGRSWLAALGLVPFAAYLLLFLLLPTVLAVASGLFDADGTFTLDNIAALGDPVILTTFANSTWLSLLTAAVGAVVGALVCWALLGLPETGAIRTLVDAAAGVLAQFGGVMLAFAWIATIGIQGIVTQALLNTFGIDLFADGAWIYALPGLILPYIYFQIPLMVITFMPAMTALKPQWAEANLTLGGTRGGFWRHVGMPVLAPSFLASLLLLFANAFSSYATAAALASQGSQIVPLQIRTALTSETVLGRENLAGALALGMIVVVAVVMWLYSLVQRRAARWQS, encoded by the coding sequence GTGAACGCCCCCGCCGCGCCGGAGCACTCTGCTCCGGCGCGGCGGGGCGCGCGCGGCCGGAGCTGGCTGGCCGCCCTCGGACTCGTACCGTTCGCGGCCTACCTGCTGCTGTTCTTGCTGCTGCCGACCGTCCTGGCCGTGGCATCGGGACTGTTCGATGCCGACGGTACCTTCACGCTCGACAACATCGCGGCCCTCGGCGATCCCGTGATCCTCACGACCTTCGCCAACTCCACGTGGTTGTCGCTGCTCACCGCGGCCGTCGGCGCGGTCGTCGGCGCCCTGGTCTGCTGGGCCCTGCTGGGACTCCCCGAGACCGGCGCCATCCGCACCCTCGTCGATGCCGCCGCGGGCGTGCTGGCGCAGTTCGGCGGCGTGATGCTCGCATTCGCCTGGATCGCGACGATCGGCATCCAGGGAATCGTGACGCAGGCGCTCCTGAACACCTTCGGGATCGATCTGTTCGCGGATGGCGCCTGGATCTACGCGCTGCCGGGCCTGATCCTGCCCTACATCTACTTTCAGATCCCGCTCATGGTCATCACCTTCATGCCCGCCATGACGGCGCTCAAGCCCCAGTGGGCCGAGGCGAATCTCACGCTCGGCGGCACCCGCGGCGGCTTCTGGCGCCACGTCGGCATGCCGGTGCTCGCCCCCTCGTTCCTCGCGAGCCTGCTGCTGCTGTTCGCGAACGCCTTCTCGTCCTACGCGACCGCCGCGGCGTTGGCCAGCCAGGGTTCGCAGATCGTGCCCCTGCAGATCCGCACCGCCCTCACGAGCGAAACCGTCCTCGGCCGCGAGAACCTCGCCGGCGCACTCGCCCTCGGCATGATCGTCGTGGTCGCCGTCGTCATGTGGCTGTACTCGCTCGTGCAGCGCCGAGCCGCGAGGTGGCAGTCATGA
- a CDS encoding DUF6264 family protein — MSGTRPDDDPGVYRMPTEAFRVGAHAQPQDPVATPEPVPTAAPPPAAPPTATDAATRTASARSPRRRRGWDIALTIVLVVLLAVAAVIASSLGLVMAASADACGSGGRVCRDDLLSIGVWMLFTTPLLVLAVTAFFAIVLLVVRRRAFWVPIAGTILLAALWSLGVFLVWAAT, encoded by the coding sequence GTGAGCGGAACGCGGCCGGACGACGATCCCGGCGTCTACCGGATGCCGACGGAGGCATTCCGCGTCGGCGCGCACGCGCAGCCGCAGGACCCCGTCGCGACGCCCGAGCCGGTGCCGACCGCCGCACCGCCGCCTGCCGCGCCGCCTACCGCGACGGATGCGGCGACGCGGACCGCATCCGCCCGCTCGCCGCGCCGACGACGGGGCTGGGACATCGCGCTGACGATCGTGCTCGTCGTGCTGCTGGCGGTCGCCGCGGTGATCGCCTCGAGTCTCGGGCTCGTCATGGCGGCGTCCGCGGATGCCTGCGGGAGTGGCGGACGGGTCTGCCGCGACGACCTCCTCTCCATCGGGGTGTGGATGCTGTTCACGACCCCGTTGCTGGTGCTCGCGGTCACGGCCTTCTTCGCGATCGTGCTGCTCGTGGTGCGCCGCCGCGCGTTCTGGGTGCCGATCGCGGGGACGATTCTGCTCGCCGCCCTCTGGTCGCTCGGCGTCTTCCTCGTATGGGCGGCCACCTGA
- a CDS encoding ABC transporter permease, whose translation MNTIAPRALTRWIIGILVGVFFALPLLATFLFTLRDGDGYSFANWTGLFSAENASLLKPVWAALGNSLTLAVVTVLIVLFLMTPTMILVSLRFPRMRRIFEFVALLPISIPAIVLVVGLAPIYQQIGRTLGTGAWTLAFAYGVLVLPFAYRSIQASIDAIDMKTLSEAARTLGAGWISVVLRVIAPNLRQGLLSASLISVAVVLGEFTIASLLNRQVLQTALLVVNKVDPYSAAIFTLLALVFAFVLLLVIGRAGRVGSGKASS comes from the coding sequence ATGAACACCATCGCCCCGCGCGCTCTCACCCGGTGGATCATCGGCATCCTGGTCGGGGTCTTCTTCGCCCTGCCGCTGCTCGCGACGTTCCTGTTCACCCTCCGCGACGGCGACGGCTACTCGTTCGCGAACTGGACGGGTCTCTTCTCTGCCGAGAACGCGTCACTGCTCAAGCCGGTCTGGGCTGCGCTCGGCAATTCGCTGACCCTCGCCGTCGTCACGGTGCTGATCGTGCTGTTCCTGATGACCCCGACGATGATCCTCGTGTCCCTGCGGTTTCCGCGGATGCGTCGCATCTTCGAGTTCGTCGCGCTCCTGCCCATCTCGATCCCGGCGATCGTGCTCGTCGTCGGGCTCGCGCCGATCTACCAGCAGATCGGTCGCACGCTCGGCACGGGCGCATGGACGCTCGCGTTCGCCTACGGCGTGCTCGTGCTGCCCTTCGCCTACCGGTCGATCCAGGCGTCGATCGACGCGATCGACATGAAGACCCTGTCGGAGGCCGCGCGCACCCTCGGCGCGGGCTGGATCAGCGTCGTGCTCCGCGTCATCGCACCGAACCTGCGCCAGGGCCTGCTCTCGGCATCCCTCATCTCCGTCGCGGTCGTGCTCGGAGAGTTCACGATCGCGTCGCTGCTGAACCGCCAGGTACTGCAGACCGCGCTTCTCGTCGTCAACAAGGTCGACCCCTACTCGGCGGCGATCTTCACCCTGCTGGCACTCGTCTTCGCGTTCGTGCTGCTGCTCGTGATCGGTCGCGCCGGACGCGTCGGATCCGGAAAGGCCTCCTCATGA
- the resB gene encoding cytochrome c biogenesis protein ResB — translation MSRPRSDDQNNDPLRPSDHVDGLPAASGRASASGVDDDSITAPRLGPLEWARWGWRQLTSMRTALVLLLLLAIAAVPGSIFPQRSADPNGVTQFRTDNPDLFPILDGIQLFDVYSSVWFSAIYLLLFISLIGCVIPRTQHHWKALRARPPRTPARLSRLDDHRESVLRLPAGADADAAAAEAISLARAQLRGARYRTERYDGRGSLSVSAERGYMRETGNLLFHMALVGVLIAVGVGGALTYTGQRAIVQGQGFVNALTDYSSFNPGRFVNADNLSPYTIALDDFDITYQPAGSPGAGQAGNFVAHVTTQQPDEEAKTGEVRVNHPLEIAGDRVYLMGNGYAPSITVRNAAGEEIFHDDVPFLPQSNQMTSLGVVKIADGLPEQLGLVGFFYPTAQELTTGALTSVYPDLVFPVLTLDAYSGDLGIDDGTPRSVYTLDTGDMTKLTGRGTDVPSIQLLPGQSAQLPNGLGTITFENAADPTTVEATDGTLDSLAPDGSYQGSVKRFVSLSIHHDVGAPWVLAFALLALGGLMLALFVPRRRMWVRASVRDGAVHLEYAGLARGEDPQLAAAVAQFAERHTAASAAALHADLDDAEPSGSRPKVD, via the coding sequence ATGTCCCGGCCCCGCTCTGACGACCAGAACAACGATCCGCTCCGCCCGTCCGACCACGTCGACGGGCTTCCGGCGGCATCCGGTCGCGCTTCCGCGTCGGGCGTCGACGACGACAGCATCACCGCCCCCCGCCTCGGTCCTCTCGAGTGGGCGCGCTGGGGCTGGCGGCAGCTCACGAGCATGCGGACGGCCCTCGTGCTGCTGCTGCTGCTGGCGATCGCCGCCGTCCCCGGCTCGATCTTCCCGCAGCGTTCGGCCGACCCGAACGGCGTCACGCAGTTCCGCACCGACAACCCCGACCTGTTCCCGATCCTCGACGGCATCCAGCTGTTCGACGTGTACTCCTCGGTCTGGTTCTCGGCGATCTACCTGCTGCTGTTCATCTCGCTGATCGGCTGCGTGATCCCGCGTACCCAGCACCACTGGAAGGCCCTGCGCGCCCGCCCGCCCCGCACTCCCGCGCGCCTCTCCCGTCTCGATGACCACCGCGAGAGCGTGCTGCGCCTGCCGGCGGGGGCGGATGCGGACGCCGCTGCCGCGGAGGCGATCTCGCTCGCCCGCGCCCAGCTGCGCGGCGCGCGCTACCGTACCGAGCGATACGACGGCCGCGGGTCGCTGTCGGTCTCCGCGGAACGCGGGTACATGCGCGAGACCGGCAACCTGCTGTTCCACATGGCGCTCGTCGGCGTGCTCATCGCGGTCGGCGTGGGCGGAGCGCTCACGTACACGGGCCAGCGGGCCATCGTGCAGGGGCAGGGCTTCGTGAACGCTCTCACCGACTACTCGTCGTTCAACCCGGGCCGCTTCGTGAACGCCGACAACCTGTCGCCGTACACGATCGCCCTCGACGACTTCGACATCACGTACCAGCCGGCCGGTTCGCCCGGCGCGGGTCAGGCAGGCAACTTCGTCGCGCACGTCACGACCCAGCAGCCCGACGAGGAGGCGAAGACCGGCGAGGTGCGGGTGAATCATCCGCTCGAGATCGCCGGCGACCGGGTGTATCTGATGGGCAACGGTTACGCGCCGTCGATCACCGTGCGAAACGCCGCGGGCGAAGAGATCTTCCACGACGACGTGCCGTTCCTGCCGCAGAGCAACCAGATGACCTCGCTCGGTGTCGTGAAGATCGCCGACGGCCTGCCCGAGCAGCTGGGCCTCGTGGGCTTCTTCTACCCGACGGCGCAGGAGCTCACGACCGGCGCGCTCACCTCGGTCTACCCCGACCTCGTGTTCCCGGTGCTGACCCTCGACGCCTACTCGGGCGACCTCGGCATCGACGACGGCACACCCCGATCGGTGTACACGCTCGACACGGGCGACATGACGAAGCTCACCGGGCGGGGCACAGACGTCCCCTCGATCCAGTTGCTGCCCGGCCAGAGCGCGCAGCTCCCGAACGGTCTCGGCACGATCACGTTCGAGAACGCCGCCGACCCGACCACGGTCGAAGCGACCGACGGCACGCTCGACTCGCTCGCTCCCGACGGCAGCTACCAGGGGTCGGTCAAGCGCTTCGTCTCGCTCTCGATCCACCACGACGTCGGAGCGCCCTGGGTGCTCGCCTTCGCGCTGCTCGCTCTCGGCGGGCTCATGCTCGCGCTGTTCGTTCCGCGCCGCCGGATGTGGGTGCGCGCGAGTGTGCGCGACGGCGCCGTGCACCTCGAGTACGCGGGACTCGCCCGCGGCGAGGACCCGCAGCTCGCCGCTGCGGTCGCACAGTTCGCCGAGCGGCACACGGCGGCATCCGCCGCGGCCCTCCATGCCGATCTCGATGATGCCGAGCCGTCCGGCTCCCGCCCGAAAGTAGACTGA
- a CDS encoding ABC transporter ATP-binding protein, with protein MTTADSPLRNLPQTSDNMLLAEAGEGTRVEFRGVEKDYGTTRVLHGVDLDVAPGEFVSLLGPSGCGKTTALRVLAGLERATGGSVLLGGKDVSGVPTNKRDIGMVFQSYSLFPHLKVADNTAFGLRRRGVGRTDAVRRAGDALDLVGLSHLADRYPHQLSGGQQQRVALARALVTEPRVLLLDEPLSALDAKVRVQLRDEIRRIQLRLGITTVFVTHDQEEALAVSDRIAVMNAGRIEQIGTPEDLYLRPATANVAAFVGVSSLVRGVVRGGIVSVWGQDLPLQSPADDGDVQVFLRPENVRLRSATDPGVDAVVQESTFLGSFRRSVVRTADGALVNVQHAASDRVEYGDAVRVALDPTPVTTRPLP; from the coding sequence ATGACCACCGCCGACTCTCCCCTGCGGAACCTGCCGCAGACCTCCGACAACATGCTGCTCGCCGAAGCCGGCGAGGGCACCCGCGTCGAGTTCCGCGGCGTCGAGAAGGACTACGGTACGACCCGGGTGCTCCACGGCGTCGACCTCGACGTGGCGCCCGGTGAGTTCGTGTCGCTGCTCGGCCCGTCCGGATGCGGCAAGACCACCGCCCTCCGGGTGCTGGCCGGCCTGGAACGAGCGACCGGCGGCAGCGTGCTGCTCGGCGGCAAGGACGTGTCGGGAGTCCCCACGAACAAGCGCGACATCGGCATGGTGTTCCAGTCGTACTCGCTCTTTCCGCATCTGAAGGTCGCCGACAACACCGCGTTCGGTCTGCGCCGCCGCGGGGTCGGGCGGACGGATGCGGTGCGCCGCGCCGGCGACGCCCTCGACCTCGTCGGCCTCAGCCACCTCGCCGACCGCTACCCGCACCAGCTCTCCGGCGGGCAGCAGCAGCGCGTCGCGCTCGCCCGAGCGCTCGTCACCGAACCCCGGGTGCTGCTGCTGGACGAACCCCTGTCGGCCCTGGATGCGAAGGTCCGCGTGCAGCTGCGCGATGAGATCCGCCGCATCCAGCTGCGCCTGGGCATCACGACCGTGTTCGTCACGCACGACCAGGAGGAGGCGCTGGCCGTCTCCGACCGGATCGCGGTGATGAACGCCGGCCGCATCGAGCAGATCGGCACCCCGGAAGACCTGTACCTGCGCCCCGCGACGGCCAATGTGGCAGCCTTCGTGGGCGTTTCGAGCCTCGTGCGGGGCGTCGTGCGCGGCGGGATCGTGTCGGTGTGGGGCCAGGACCTGCCGCTGCAGAGCCCGGCGGACGACGGTGATGTGCAGGTGTTCCTGCGGCCCGAGAACGTGCGCCTGCGGAGCGCCACCGACCCGGGCGTGGACGCGGTCGTGCAGGAGAGCACCTTCCTCGGCAGCTTCCGCCGCTCGGTGGTGCGCACGGCCGACGGTGCGCTCGTGAACGTGCAGCACGCGGCATCCGACCGCGTCGAGTACGGGGATGCGGTGCGCGTCGCGCTCGATCCCACCCCTGTCACCACGCGCCCCCTTCCCTGA
- the aspS gene encoding aspartate--tRNA(Asn) ligase: MSERVLVQQLKTLPAGPVTVSGWVETVRDQKKVQFVILRDETGAVQLVNPATRELAEDADSAAGAALALTETISGLASGTFLTVTGELKHDERVKLGGVEIKIAGLDIAAAANPETPIAADSSVDKRMDWRFLDLRQRRNNLIFRVQTTLEHAMRTYWVERDYIEVHSPKLMASPSESNAELFEVPYFEDKTAYLAQSPQFFKQMAQVAGFGKIFEIAPAFRADPSFTSRHATEFTSIDAEISWIDSHEDVARMQEELLQFSIQAVKDKHGAEIEELFGLEVQVPAIPFPRIPLAEALEIVKERGYEVPRTDGDLDPEGERQIAAYVAEKFGHQFVFITDYHPAIRAFYHMRDEQTGLTKSYDLLFNGVEITTGAQREHRVDVLIEQAKEKGLDPEHLDFYLDFFRFGAPPHGGFGMGLARVLMLLLGESSIREVTYLFRGPTRLAP, translated from the coding sequence ATGAGCGAACGCGTCCTCGTCCAGCAGTTGAAGACTCTTCCGGCCGGCCCCGTCACGGTGTCGGGATGGGTGGAGACCGTGCGGGACCAGAAGAAGGTGCAGTTCGTCATCCTCCGCGATGAGACCGGCGCCGTGCAGTTGGTGAACCCGGCGACGCGCGAGCTCGCCGAAGACGCCGACTCGGCCGCCGGGGCCGCGCTCGCCCTCACCGAGACGATCTCCGGCCTCGCCTCCGGCACCTTCCTCACCGTCACCGGAGAACTCAAGCACGACGAGCGCGTCAAGCTCGGCGGGGTGGAGATCAAGATCGCGGGCCTCGATATCGCGGCCGCGGCGAACCCCGAGACGCCGATCGCCGCCGACTCCAGCGTCGACAAGCGCATGGACTGGCGTTTCCTCGACCTTCGCCAGCGCCGCAACAACCTCATCTTCCGGGTGCAGACGACGCTGGAGCACGCCATGCGCACGTACTGGGTCGAGCGCGACTACATCGAGGTGCACTCGCCCAAGCTCATGGCGTCTCCTTCGGAGTCGAACGCCGAACTGTTCGAGGTGCCCTACTTCGAAGACAAGACGGCCTACCTCGCCCAGAGCCCGCAGTTCTTCAAGCAGATGGCGCAGGTCGCCGGCTTCGGCAAGATCTTCGAGATCGCGCCCGCCTTCCGTGCCGACCCCTCCTTCACGAGCCGGCACGCGACCGAGTTCACCTCGATTGACGCAGAGATCAGCTGGATCGACTCGCACGAAGACGTCGCCCGGATGCAGGAGGAACTGCTGCAGTTCTCCATCCAGGCGGTCAAAGACAAGCACGGCGCCGAGATCGAGGAACTGTTCGGCCTCGAGGTGCAGGTTCCGGCGATCCCGTTCCCCCGCATCCCGCTCGCCGAGGCACTCGAGATCGTCAAGGAACGCGGCTACGAGGTGCCCCGCACCGACGGCGACCTCGACCCCGAGGGCGAGCGCCAGATCGCGGCCTACGTCGCCGAGAAGTTCGGACACCAGTTCGTCTTCATCACCGACTACCACCCGGCGATCCGCGCTTTCTACCACATGCGCGACGAGCAGACCGGGCTCACGAAGAGCTACGACCTGCTCTTCAACGGCGTCGAGATCACGACCGGTGCGCAGCGCGAGCACCGCGTCGATGTGCTGATCGAGCAGGCGAAGGAGAAGGGTCTCGACCCCGAGCACCTCGACTTCTACCTCGACTTCTTCCGCTTCGGCGCCCCGCCGCACGGCGGATTCGGCATGGGCCTCGCCCGGGTGCTGATGCTGCTGCTCGGCGAGTCCTCGATCCGCGAGGTCACCTACCTCTTCCGCGGTCCCACGCGCCTCGCGCCCTAA
- a CDS encoding cytochrome c biogenesis CcdA family protein yields the protein MTGIVAEGALWVAIPLALLAGLVSFLSPCVLPLVPGYLGYLGGQAETSGRGRGSGRGRLMLGVLLFIAGFTVVFMAVTILGGTFGRFFLEYADVITRLLGVVVILLGLVFVGLFGFAQRTLKPAVRSNVGLVGAPLLGLALGIGWAPCIGPTLGAIIAVSWNLGDPGRAGILGFAYSMGLGIPFVLLAAGFGWATRSTTFLRRHIRVVNILGGVLLVILGILMVSGVWSTLMSYLQGVFLNVPAPL from the coding sequence GTGACCGGAATCGTCGCGGAGGGGGCGCTGTGGGTCGCGATCCCCCTCGCCCTCCTCGCGGGACTCGTCTCCTTCCTCTCCCCGTGCGTCCTGCCGCTCGTTCCCGGCTACCTCGGCTACCTCGGCGGGCAGGCCGAGACGAGCGGCCGCGGCCGCGGCTCCGGTCGCGGACGACTGATGCTCGGCGTGCTGCTGTTCATCGCGGGCTTCACGGTCGTCTTCATGGCGGTGACGATCCTCGGCGGCACCTTCGGTCGTTTCTTCCTCGAGTACGCCGACGTGATCACGCGGCTGCTCGGTGTCGTCGTGATCCTGCTCGGCCTCGTCTTCGTCGGCCTCTTCGGTTTCGCGCAGCGGACGCTGAAGCCCGCCGTCCGCAGCAACGTCGGCCTCGTCGGCGCGCCGCTGCTCGGCCTCGCCCTGGGCATCGGCTGGGCTCCGTGCATCGGCCCGACTCTCGGCGCGATCATCGCCGTCTCCTGGAACCTCGGCGATCCCGGTCGCGCCGGCATCCTGGGCTTCGCCTACTCGATGGGCCTCGGCATCCCGTTCGTCCTGCTCGCCGCCGGATTCGGCTGGGCGACGCGCTCCACGACGTTCCTCCGTCGCCACATCCGCGTGGTCAACATCCTCGGCGGCGTGCTGCTCGTCATCCTCGGCATCCTCATGGTCAGCGGTGTCTGGTCGACCCTCATGTCCTACCTGCAGGGGGTGTTCCTGAATGTCCCGGCCCCGCTCTGA
- a CDS encoding DedA family protein has translation MTATALVAARTDGGSWLTSLVDMIVSLMETIGPVGAGIAIALENLFPPLPSEAILPLAGLTASRGSFTIAEALIWTTLGSIVGAFALYGIGAWLGVGRLRRVAAKVPLLHPEDIDRTIAWFEKHGGKAVFFGRMVPIFRSLISIPAGVTRMPLWKFGLLTGAGSLIWNTIFVLAGFFLGEQWHIVEQYAEIFQYIVIAVVFAAVAWFVYTRTRTLMRSRRDSDPASD, from the coding sequence ATGACCGCCACCGCCCTGGTCGCTGCCCGCACGGACGGGGGGTCGTGGCTGACCTCGCTCGTCGACATGATCGTCTCGCTCATGGAGACCATCGGCCCGGTCGGTGCCGGGATCGCGATCGCGCTGGAGAACCTGTTCCCGCCGCTGCCGAGCGAGGCCATCCTGCCGCTCGCCGGCCTCACCGCCAGTCGCGGGTCCTTCACGATCGCCGAAGCCCTGATCTGGACGACGCTCGGATCGATCGTCGGGGCGTTCGCCCTCTACGGCATCGGCGCGTGGCTCGGTGTCGGGCGGCTGCGCCGCGTCGCCGCGAAGGTGCCGTTGCTGCATCCGGAAGACATCGACCGCACGATCGCCTGGTTCGAGAAGCACGGCGGCAAGGCGGTGTTCTTCGGCCGGATGGTGCCCATCTTCCGGAGCCTCATCTCGATCCCCGCCGGCGTCACGCGGATGCCGCTGTGGAAGTTCGGGCTGCTGACCGGGGCCGGGAGCCTCATCTGGAACACGATCTTCGTGCTCGCGGGGTTCTTCCTCGGCGAGCAGTGGCACATCGTCGAGCAGTACGCCGAGATCTTCCAGTACATCGTGATCGCGGTCGTCTTCGCGGCGGTGGCATGGTTCGTCTACACCCGCACGCGCACCCTGATGCGCAGCCGGCGCGACTCCGATCCCGCATCCGACTGA
- a CDS encoding TlpA family protein disulfide reductase produces MTVRERRLARRATAAFAAVLMLGLAGCSSDGLAEQYREGSNKGFIGADGLQVVEISADDRTEPVEFSGVTDRGDTLTSADVAGQVVVVNFWYAACGPCIVEAPRLEEAYQSVQGEDVTFVGVNTYDQASTAQSFARDNGVSYPSMLAVDDTQLKLAFATATTLSATPTTLVLDKEGRVAARIVGELSEPSILETLVRDALAESS; encoded by the coding sequence ATGACCGTCCGAGAACGGCGCCTCGCGCGCCGCGCCACCGCCGCGTTCGCCGCGGTACTCATGCTGGGACTCGCGGGGTGTTCCAGCGACGGCCTCGCCGAGCAGTACCGCGAGGGGTCCAACAAGGGCTTCATCGGGGCGGACGGCCTGCAGGTCGTGGAGATCTCCGCCGACGACCGCACCGAGCCGGTGGAGTTCTCCGGCGTCACCGATCGGGGCGACACCCTGACGAGCGCCGACGTCGCCGGCCAGGTCGTCGTCGTGAACTTCTGGTACGCCGCGTGCGGGCCGTGCATCGTGGAGGCCCCTCGCCTCGAGGAGGCCTACCAGTCCGTGCAGGGCGAAGACGTGACGTTCGTCGGCGTCAACACGTATGACCAGGCCTCGACCGCGCAGTCGTTCGCCCGCGACAACGGCGTGAGCTACCCGAGCATGCTGGCCGTCGACGACACGCAGCTGAAGCTCGCCTTCGCGACCGCGACCACCCTCAGCGCGACCCCGACGACGCTCGTCCTCGACAAGGAGGGTCGCGTCGCGGCCCGCATCGTCGGGGAACTCTCCGAGCCCTCGATCCTCGAGACGCTCGTTCGCGACGCGCTCGCCGAGTCCTCGTGA